From one Flavobacteriales bacterium genomic stretch:
- a CDS encoding SPOR domain-containing protein gives MPLASLAQDPATPRFFEPYQTPSDTPTTSGMAPGHVHVAADAKVERLMERFVAVKHPQPGFRVQIHLGSDRKVAEEIKRGYLQKNPESMAYLSWLPPNWRLRVGDCRTRLEAERLLRDLRPIYPGSYIVPDEIEMPR, from the coding sequence ATGCCTTTGGCATCCTTGGCACAGGACCCGGCAACGCCCCGGTTCTTCGAGCCGTACCAAACACCAAGCGACACGCCAACTACCTCTGGCATGGCGCCCGGCCATGTGCACGTGGCCGCGGACGCCAAGGTGGAGCGCCTGATGGAGCGCTTCGTCGCCGTGAAACACCCGCAGCCCGGCTTCCGGGTACAGATCCACTTGGGCAGCGACCGCAAGGTGGCGGAGGAGATCAAGCGCGGCTATCTCCAGAAGAACCCGGAGTCAATGGCCTATCTGAGCTGGTTGCCTCCCAATTGGCGCCTCCGCGTGGGTGATTGCCGCACCCGTTTGGAAGCGGAGCGCTTACTGCGCGACTTGCGGCCAATCTACCCCGGCAGCTACATCGTGCCCGACGAAATCGAGATGCCGCGCTGA
- a CDS encoding methionine adenosyltransferase, with protein MPYLFTSESVSEGHPDKVADQISDALIDHFLAFDPQSKVACETLVTTGQVVLAGEVKSKAYLDVQQIARDVIERIGYTKSEYMFEAHSCGVLSAIHEQSPDINMGVERKKPEEQGAGDQGMMFGYACRDTDNYMPLPLEISHMLLRELAVIRREKNSKMPYLRPDAKSQVTIEYADDGKPLRIDAIVVSTQHDDFDKDAKMLAKIKDDMVNILVPRVVKQLPKRVQALFGKDIKYHINPTGKFVIGGPHGDTGLTGRKIIVDTYGGKGAHGGGAFSGKDPSKVDRSAAYAARHVAKHLVAAGVCDEVLVQVAYAIGVAEPVGFYVNTYGTSQVKLNDGAIADVVKRMPEFDMRPYFIEKRFKLRTPIYSETAAYGHMGRKSEVVTKQFDNAGRQKTVKVKLFPWEELNAFGAVKKAFKL; from the coding sequence ATGCCATACCTCTTCACTTCCGAGTCCGTCAGCGAAGGCCACCCCGATAAGGTGGCCGATCAGATCAGCGATGCCCTCATCGACCACTTCCTCGCCTTCGATCCACAGAGCAAGGTGGCGTGCGAGACCTTGGTGACCACCGGACAGGTGGTGCTCGCCGGCGAGGTGAAGAGCAAGGCCTACCTCGATGTGCAGCAGATCGCCCGCGATGTGATCGAACGCATCGGCTACACCAAGAGCGAGTACATGTTCGAGGCACACAGCTGCGGCGTGCTCAGCGCCATCCATGAGCAGAGCCCCGACATCAACATGGGCGTGGAGCGCAAGAAGCCCGAGGAGCAGGGCGCCGGTGACCAGGGGATGATGTTCGGCTACGCCTGCCGCGATACCGACAACTACATGCCTCTGCCGCTCGAGATCAGCCACATGCTCTTGCGGGAGCTCGCCGTGATCCGTCGCGAGAAGAACAGCAAGATGCCCTACCTGCGCCCCGATGCGAAGAGCCAGGTGACCATCGAGTATGCCGACGACGGCAAGCCGCTGCGCATCGACGCCATAGTGGTGAGCACCCAGCACGACGACTTCGACAAGGACGCCAAGATGCTCGCGAAGATCAAGGATGACATGGTCAACATCCTGGTGCCGCGCGTGGTGAAGCAGTTGCCCAAGCGCGTGCAGGCCCTCTTCGGCAAGGACATCAAGTACCACATCAACCCCACGGGCAAGTTCGTGATCGGCGGTCCGCACGGCGATACCGGACTCACCGGCCGCAAGATCATCGTGGACACTTACGGCGGCAAAGGCGCGCACGGCGGCGGTGCCTTCAGCGGCAAGGACCCCAGCAAGGTGGATCGCAGCGCGGCCTATGCTGCGCGCCACGTGGCCAAGCACTTGGTGGCGGCGGGCGTATGCGACGAGGTGCTCGTGCAGGTGGCCTATGCGATCGGTGTTGCCGAACCCGTGGGCTTCTATGTGAACACCTACGGCACGAGCCAGGTGAAGTTGAACGATGGGGCCATCGCCGATGTGGTGAAGCGCATGCCCGAGTTCGACATGCGCCCCTACTTCATCGAGAAGCGCTTCAAGCTCCGCACCCCGATCTACAGTGAGACCGCGGCATACGGCCACATGGGCCGCAAGAGCGAAGTGGTCACCAAGCAATTCGACAACGCCGGCCGGCAGAAGACCGTGAAGGTGAAGCTCTTCCCGTGGGAGGAACTGAATGCCTTTGGTGCGGTCAAGAAGGCCTTCAAGCTGTAG
- the gldA gene encoding gliding motility-associated ABC transporter ATP-binding subunit GldA, which yields MSIAVRNLFKRYGKQEALAGVSFTIGKGEVVGFLGPNGAGKSTMMKILTCFIPPSDGEAEVCGFDTRTKSMEVRRRVGYLPEHNPLYLDLYVREHLDFVAGVHGLKHRASLVTDLIDRVGLGPEQHKRVGQLSKGYRQRVGLAQALIHDPEVLILDEPTSGLDPNQLVDIRALIKDLGREKTVMLSTHIMQEVEAICDRVIIIDKGRIVADDTASSLRSRQHEQEVIEVEFDRSPAANELLNLTGVRHAKRKDGHTWLIAHDAGTDVRPAVFEFAVKHGLKVLGLQKSERGLEEVFKELTGK from the coding sequence ATGTCCATCGCGGTGCGCAATCTGTTCAAGCGCTACGGCAAGCAGGAAGCGCTTGCCGGCGTGAGCTTCACCATCGGCAAGGGCGAGGTGGTGGGTTTCCTCGGGCCGAACGGCGCTGGGAAGAGCACCATGATGAAGATCCTGACCTGCTTCATCCCGCCCTCGGATGGCGAGGCCGAGGTCTGCGGCTTCGACACGCGCACCAAGAGCATGGAGGTGCGTCGCCGCGTGGGCTATCTGCCCGAGCACAATCCGCTCTACCTCGACCTGTATGTGCGCGAGCACCTCGACTTCGTGGCCGGCGTGCACGGGTTGAAGCACCGTGCATCATTGGTGACCGACTTGATCGACCGCGTAGGCCTCGGCCCCGAGCAGCACAAGCGCGTGGGGCAGTTGAGCAAAGGCTACCGCCAGCGCGTGGGGCTTGCGCAAGCGCTGATTCATGATCCGGAGGTGCTCATCCTCGACGAGCCCACCAGCGGTCTCGATCCCAATCAGCTCGTGGACATCCGCGCGCTGATCAAAGACCTCGGCCGCGAGAAGACGGTGATGCTCAGCACGCACATCATGCAGGAGGTCGAGGCCATCTGCGACCGCGTGATCATCATCGACAAGGGCCGGATCGTCGCAGATGATACGGCCAGCAGCTTGCGCTCGCGCCAGCATGAGCAAGAGGTGATCGAAGTGGAGTTCGACCGATCACCCGCCGCCAACGAGCTTCTTAACCTCACCGGCGTGCGCCATGCCAAGCGCAAGGATGGCCATACCTGGCTCATCGCGCACGATGCCGGTACCGATGTGCGGCCGGCTGTCTTCGAGTTCGCCGTGAAGCATGGGCTGAAAGTGCTGGGCTTGCAGAAGAGCGAGCGCGGGCTGGAAGAAGTGTTCAAGGAGCTCACGGGCAAATGA
- a CDS encoding universal stress protein, translating into MSTELAIKHIFHPTDLSEASKTAFLHALRIALASRASLTILHVGGDREDWDQMPQVRRTLKRWGLLKDEMDSDEFLSLGLGVKKLLAHGSDPLQTCIEFLDEHTTDLVVLATNQEAGNTGWMKPKVAEPLSRASGATTLFVPHHRSGFVDPASGSVSLKRVLLPIVPDPDPRQAIRAATLLADRLALENPEFTLLHVGPEADMPSPPLPERKGWTWKRSSREGDIVETILAFEKEIKADLIVMATKGHDGFLDALRGSTTERVLRGASCPMLTGLA; encoded by the coding sequence ATGAGCACTGAGCTGGCCATCAAGCACATTTTCCACCCCACGGATCTTTCGGAAGCCAGTAAGACCGCCTTTCTGCATGCGCTCCGTATCGCGCTGGCCTCCCGTGCCTCACTCACGATCCTTCATGTAGGCGGTGATCGGGAGGATTGGGATCAAATGCCTCAAGTGCGCCGTACGCTGAAGCGATGGGGGCTCTTGAAGGACGAAATGGACAGCGATGAGTTCCTGTCCTTGGGGCTCGGCGTGAAGAAGTTGCTGGCCCATGGAAGCGATCCTCTCCAGACTTGCATTGAATTCCTGGACGAGCACACCACCGATCTCGTTGTGTTGGCTACGAACCAGGAAGCCGGGAACACCGGCTGGATGAAGCCGAAGGTGGCGGAACCCTTGTCGCGGGCGAGCGGCGCGACCACGCTCTTCGTTCCGCATCATCGCTCAGGTTTCGTGGATCCCGCTTCCGGATCGGTGAGCCTGAAGCGCGTGCTGTTGCCAATCGTTCCGGATCCCGATCCGCGGCAGGCCATCCGCGCAGCAACGCTGCTGGCCGACCGTCTGGCACTGGAGAACCCGGAGTTCACACTTCTGCACGTCGGGCCCGAAGCGGATATGCCGTCGCCACCCTTGCCCGAGCGCAAGGGCTGGACTTGGAAGAGGAGCAGTCGCGAAGGTGACATCGTGGAAACAATCCTTGCGTTTGAAAAGGAGATCAAGGCCGACTTGATCGTCATGGCCACGAAAGGGCACGATGGCTTCTTGGACGCATTGCGCGGAAGCACGACAGAGCGAGTTCTGCGTGGGGCCTCCTGCCCGATGTTGACGGGTTTGGCATAG
- a CDS encoding succinate dehydrogenase/fumarate reductase iron-sulfur subunit, with translation MKLTLKIWRQSGPNDKGRIVDYPVNGVSEDMSFLEMLDVLNDDLVRKGEDPIAFDHDCREGICGMCSLFINGEAHGPGRGITTCQLHMRKFKDGDTIYVEPWRSAAFPVIKDLATNRSAFDRIQAAGGFVSVNTSGNLVDGNAVPIPKDDADKAFDAATCIGCGACVATCPNGSAMLFTAAKVSQLALLPQGRPEAKRRALAMVEQMDKEGFGNCSNTGACEVECPKGISLEHIARLNREYLAASVTNE, from the coding sequence ATGAAGCTGACACTCAAGATCTGGCGCCAATCCGGCCCCAACGACAAAGGCAGGATCGTCGATTACCCGGTGAACGGTGTGTCCGAAGACATGTCCTTCCTGGAGATGCTCGACGTGCTCAACGACGACCTCGTGCGAAAGGGTGAGGACCCGATCGCCTTCGACCACGATTGTCGCGAAGGCATCTGCGGGATGTGCAGCCTCTTCATCAATGGCGAGGCGCACGGTCCGGGCCGCGGCATCACCACCTGCCAGCTGCACATGCGCAAGTTCAAGGATGGCGACACCATCTACGTTGAGCCATGGCGCAGTGCGGCCTTCCCTGTGATCAAGGACTTGGCGACCAACCGCAGCGCCTTCGATCGTATCCAAGCAGCCGGCGGCTTCGTGAGCGTGAACACCAGCGGCAACCTCGTCGATGGCAATGCGGTGCCAATCCCGAAGGACGATGCCGACAAGGCCTTCGATGCCGCCACCTGCATCGGCTGCGGTGCGTGCGTGGCCACTTGCCCGAACGGCTCAGCCATGCTCTTCACAGCGGCGAAAGTCTCGCAACTCGCCTTATTGCCGCAGGGCCGGCCCGAGGCGAAGCGCCGCGCACTTGCCATGGTGGAGCAAATGGACAAGGAGGGCTTCGGCAATTGCAGCAACACCGGCGCCTGCGAGGTGGAATGCCCGAAGGGGATCAGCTTGGAGCACATCGCAAGGTTGAACCGGGAGTACTTGGCGGCGAGCGTGACGAATGAGTGA
- a CDS encoding fumarate reductase/succinate dehydrogenase flavoprotein subunit codes for MALDSKIPPGPIDKKWTYHKGHMRIVAPANKRRIDVIVVGTGLAGGAAAASLAEMGYNVKAFCFQDSARRAHSIAAQGGINAAKNYQNDGDSTYRLFYDTVKGGDYRAREANVYRLAEVSANIIDQCVAQGVPFARDYGGLLDNRSFGGVQVSRTFYARGQTGQQLLLGAYSALMRQVGKGAVQMFDRHEMLDVVIVDGKARGIIARNLITGEIERHGAHAVLLCTGGYGNVFFLSTNAMGSNVTAAWKAHKRGAYFGNPCYTQIHPTCIPVSGTHQSKLTLMSESLRNDGRIWVPKNLEDAKAIRDGRKKGSDIPEADRDYYLERRYPAFGNLVPRDVASRAAKERCDAGYGVNKTGEAVYLDFSAAIERYGKQQANILKIENASKEKITELGRAVVSEKYGNLFDMYENIVGENPYDHAMKIYPAVHYTMGGLWVDYNLQTTVPGLFALGEANFSDHGANRLGASALMQGLADGYFVVPYTVGDYLADDIRTGPIDTKRPEFEAAEKEVKERINHFLNNKGTKPVDEFHRRMGKVMWDKCGMARNEQGLKEAIAEIRQIREEFYRDVRVPGKANEFNQELEKAGRVADFLELGELMCLDALDRNESCGGHFREEYSETEGPQQGEAKRDDANYAYVAAWEWTGDAGKANLHKEQLEFNEVKLTQRSYK; via the coding sequence ATGGCATTAGACAGCAAGATCCCTCCCGGCCCCATCGACAAGAAGTGGACGTACCACAAAGGCCACATGCGCATCGTGGCGCCGGCCAACAAGCGCCGCATCGACGTGATCGTGGTGGGCACAGGCCTCGCCGGTGGCGCTGCCGCCGCATCGTTGGCCGAGATGGGTTACAACGTGAAGGCCTTCTGCTTCCAGGACAGCGCCCGTCGCGCGCACAGCATCGCCGCTCAGGGTGGTATCAACGCCGCCAAGAACTACCAGAACGACGGCGACAGCACCTACCGCTTGTTCTATGACACTGTGAAGGGCGGCGACTATCGTGCTCGCGAAGCCAACGTGTACCGTCTTGCGGAAGTGAGCGCGAACATCATCGACCAGTGCGTGGCGCAAGGCGTGCCCTTCGCCCGCGACTACGGAGGACTGCTCGATAACCGAAGCTTCGGTGGCGTGCAGGTGAGCCGCACATTCTATGCGCGCGGGCAGACTGGCCAGCAACTGCTGCTGGGCGCTTACAGCGCGTTGATGCGTCAGGTGGGCAAAGGCGCTGTGCAGATGTTCGATCGCCACGAGATGCTCGATGTCGTCATCGTTGATGGCAAGGCGCGCGGCATCATCGCCCGCAACTTGATCACCGGAGAGATCGAGCGACATGGCGCGCACGCCGTGCTGCTGTGCACGGGCGGCTACGGCAATGTGTTCTTCCTGAGCACGAACGCCATGGGCAGCAATGTCACCGCCGCATGGAAGGCGCACAAGCGCGGAGCCTACTTCGGCAACCCGTGCTACACGCAGATCCACCCGACCTGCATCCCGGTGAGCGGCACGCACCAGAGCAAGCTCACGCTGATGAGCGAATCACTGCGGAACGATGGCCGCATCTGGGTGCCGAAGAACCTTGAGGATGCGAAAGCCATACGCGATGGCAGGAAGAAAGGCAGCGACATCCCGGAAGCCGATCGCGATTACTACCTGGAGCGCCGCTACCCGGCCTTCGGAAACTTGGTTCCGCGCGACGTTGCGAGTCGCGCTGCCAAAGAGCGCTGCGATGCAGGTTATGGCGTGAACAAGACCGGGGAGGCCGTGTACCTGGATTTCAGTGCGGCGATCGAACGCTACGGCAAGCAGCAGGCGAACATCTTGAAGATCGAGAATGCGAGCAAGGAGAAGATCACCGAGCTCGGCCGTGCCGTGGTGAGCGAGAAGTACGGGAACCTCTTCGACATGTATGAGAACATCGTCGGCGAGAATCCCTACGACCACGCGATGAAGATCTACCCTGCGGTTCACTACACCATGGGCGGCCTCTGGGTCGATTACAACCTGCAGACCACCGTGCCCGGCCTGTTCGCGCTCGGCGAAGCGAACTTCAGCGATCATGGCGCGAATCGGTTGGGTGCATCAGCGTTGATGCAAGGTCTGGCCGATGGCTACTTCGTGGTTCCTTACACCGTAGGCGACTATTTGGCCGACGACATCCGCACGGGACCCATCGACACCAAGCGTCCCGAGTTCGAGGCCGCGGAGAAAGAAGTGAAGGAACGCATCAACCACTTCCTGAACAACAAGGGCACCAAGCCGGTTGATGAGTTCCACCGACGTATGGGCAAAGTGATGTGGGACAAGTGCGGCATGGCGCGCAACGAGCAAGGACTGAAGGAGGCGATTGCTGAGATCCGCCAGATCCGTGAGGAGTTCTACCGCGATGTACGCGTGCCCGGGAAAGCGAACGAGTTCAACCAGGAATTGGAGAAGGCAGGTCGCGTGGCCGATTTCCTGGAGTTGGGCGAGTTGATGTGCCTTGATGCGCTCGACCGCAACGAGAGCTGCGGCGGCCACTTCCGCGAGGAGTATTCCGAGACCGAAGGCCCGCAGCAGGGCGAAGCCAAACGTGACGACGCCAACTACGCCTACGTTGCCGCGTGGGAGTGGACCGGCGATGCCGGCAAGGCGAACCTGCACAAGGAGCAGCTGGAATTCAACGAAGTGAAACTGACGCAACGCAGCTACAAGTGA
- a CDS encoding succinate dehydrogenase cytochrome b subunit, translated as MARSAILGSSLAKKYWMALTGLFLSVFLIAHLAGNLQLLDMSPEGQLKFNAYAKFMTTFPVVKAVSYLLYFSILFHAFDGILLAFQNRKARPVRYAKENAGANRSWASGNMALLGTLILVFLVIHMKRFWYEMHWGGLGLDADGNKDLYAVVAAAFSELWYVALYVASMAVLAFHLLHGFQSSFQSLGLNHPRYTPIIKSVGAFFGVVLPILFALIPVWMFVNR; from the coding sequence ATGGCACGATCAGCGATCCTCGGTTCCTCACTCGCGAAGAAGTACTGGATGGCCCTCACGGGCCTTTTCCTTTCCGTGTTCCTGATCGCCCACCTCGCGGGCAACCTCCAGTTGCTCGACATGAGCCCGGAGGGCCAGCTGAAGTTCAACGCCTACGCCAAGTTCATGACCACCTTCCCGGTGGTGAAGGCCGTGAGCTACCTGCTCTACTTCAGCATCCTTTTCCATGCGTTCGATGGCATCCTGCTCGCGTTCCAGAACCGAAAGGCGCGGCCGGTGCGTTACGCGAAGGAGAACGCCGGTGCCAACCGCAGCTGGGCCAGCGGCAACATGGCCCTGCTGGGCACGCTGATCCTGGTCTTCCTGGTCATCCACATGAAGCGCTTCTGGTACGAGATGCATTGGGGCGGCCTTGGTCTCGATGCCGATGGCAACAAGGATCTCTACGCTGTTGTTGCGGCAGCCTTCTCCGAGCTGTGGTACGTCGCGCTCTACGTGGCGTCCATGGCGGTGCTCGCCTTCCACTTGCTGCATGGCTTCCAGAGCAGCTTCCAGAGCCTTGGCCTCAATCACCCGCGCTATACGCCCATCATCAAGAGCGTCGGTGCCTTCTTCGGCGTGGTGCTCCCGATCCTCTTCGCACTGATACCGGTTTGGATGTTCGTTAACCGCTAG